From Rhopalosiphum padi isolate XX-2018 chromosome 2, ASM2088224v1, whole genome shotgun sequence:
ataaacaataaaaagaaaaaggaaacaatttttttttaatttatgtttgattAGTTCcaaaacaaattgttatattaaatagcattgtattaataaaagtaggacttaaatatttaatgaatcttaaggcaatatttttatttgcataatttattttcaattaaaaattaatcgcaAATTTGTATAGAATAAATTCACCGGTAGTACATCGTATTCTACGTGCGTGGTAAAGTTGCCCCCCACCCACAAAATAATCTTTATGGAATAAAAAACTcagttaagttaagttaaatattttttggttcaattaaattcaaagttAAGTCAATAGACTTATTAATACATCaattaagtttaaagttaagttaataagttaaaaaatgtataaaaatgtaatttgaataaaaaatttcaaaagaataaaaagtttaaaaatttttctagAGAGGTTTGAAGTTACTGGGTTAAAATAGGAGGCTAAGTTAAGTTGCCCCCCTCCCtcttgtaaaatgtttttttctcggAAAACCAAAGCCATGCAAATTCTAAAAACTCCATAACAAATTCTAGCAAATAAGTAGCAATTTTCTAAAAAGGCTTGAAGTTCCTGAGTTAAAGTGGAGGGGTTACGGTGAAGTTGTCCctcccaaataaaaaaaaattttctgggGAAATCAAAACCATGCAAATTCTAAAAACTCCATAGCAAGTTCTAGCAAATTAGTAGCAACTTTTCTAAAAAGGTTTAAAGTTCCTGGGTTAAAGTGGGGAAGGGGCATTTTCACGGACGTCTATAGCGTGGAGGATAAAATTATTACCATaacattatttcattaatatcgaTCAGATTTAGGTGTGTAGTAGTCCGGTGAGCAATTTTCGAAATTTCCTCGTATTTCTCTATTCGTATTTAATTCCATATTGTTCTGCTATCGCTTacatacctattggctattcgTATTGTTTTTCACAAATTTCCCTCCTAAACAACCCTCCTAATACTCTAAATCGGTATCCCCTCCaccttattttgtataataaattaaaattaaaccttatcgataataattcaaaaataagccCTGTCACTGAACGTCAAAATCGGGGAAGTAAACCTTTATTTTCGTTtagatttgattaatttttaaaataatatcaatataattacaaatctaTAGTTAAAAAGAGGATGCATATTGAAACGATACCTTCAAGTGTAGTGAAATGTGTTAGGCACAAccaaagtaattaataaatatcgtttaaataaattactgaatAATTTTAGTACTGTACAATTTTCTATTAATCcgttcatataataatagtttatgtgAGTAATATGACGGTGTTAACATTATTTAGTTCATTAAATTTACaagatagtttttattttttcagaaatttCCGAAAGAAAACTTTTCCAAGTCAGCAGCAGCCACACAAGTGTTTTTCGGTTGACTTTTCTTACATGACAGTACAGAATCCTTGCACAAGTCAACACACGTGATCTTacaacaatgaataatataataacgtgaacaaataattcatttatataacataacatcTCTGATCTCATGTAGGTTATTGCGTATTTAcgtataacttaaattaaaattagcgCTGAGAATTAAATGTTCTCAAAAATCTCGAAAAGtgaactaaaaattttaaaacggttatataaaaacgtgtttttacattttaaaaatgatataaaacggAAACTTGTTGAAAAAAGTGGGTTTTTcagaagaaaattataaatactcgagacattaaaatagaaatattgtcATTGCctttttgataatttgtttatattaaaacaaatattgacgAATATTGCACATCTACAGGTACATTAAGCTGGCATTTCCGGTTGAAAAATATCTTCAAAACcagtattaaaatttgttatttattatcaccTATAACTGTAGATAcattcttataattaataattatgccaCGGATTACTAAAGTAAATACATCTATACCTAGATTATCTtgcataaatttttttaaacacgtcGTTGATGGTATAATATGTGTTAGTGTAGTCAGGTAGAAAATTAAAAGTCAACCTATCTATTGTTGATAGggaagttttgaaaaataaaaatgaaatttctgttagtaaaaatatgtataacaaatattatattgttcgcaatattaatattatagtatatttcaagagttatatttaaaatcaacaataaaaaaaaaatcaataaaactatattatattacctaacaaatattatgtagaataaatacaattttttgaaataaaaaactttatacAGTTAAGCTTCtacaatagttatatattttaaaagtacgaATCGTATTTTTTCAATGTAGATATTATAGTCATAAACAGGGCCGTTCCGGGGATTTGTACACACGGGGAAAATAACGTATAAATACACCTCATTCacagtaacatatttttttcttacaattttAGTGATTAAACTTTATAtgcttaacattataataattttacttgaagtaaatttaattcttaaaatctagttaatagataatttaatttaaaactaaatatttaaaccaaATAAATCGCTCTGCTATGTAGTAGGTGTTGAGTGTACCCCGTTTTTAATTCGGTCAGTCAgtcttaattgtttattatattatataatatatatttatattactaagaTTTTTCTCGTATAAGTAATAGTATAGCTTAAAacgaatcaaaatattttaaaattcctatgtgtatttttaaataataatatacataactaacTGCAAAAAATGTCGAATACCATCtacgaataacaataatatatagctaaaatgggttatatttttagtttaaaaaattaattttgtctaaattttagctttaaatgtttataaaaaaaaaattatgccaaTATAATCATTTGATGGGGGTTAAATTTCTACAATTAATATATCTTGAGTATTAACAAAACGCAATAAATCATATCAAGAGAAATCGTAATTTTTACgcgtgaatttttaatttaataaaaatgtacactttATCAGACGCTCATACAAATTTTTGCTGAAATTacgctaaattttttttattattattgtaagcaGAGCTTATGTAAAACATTGTACTGagttttaaaatcttataataattaaaaacggtatgaatttttaagtacaaaacaatatgcaattttttgcaattttgatGAACTtcgtaaaaattttaactttacacacaaaaaaatttaacatttgaaCTAATACAATAGAAAGATCTGTGTAAGGGGGCGGTGGTGTGGTTGTTGATGGGGATGAAGGAAGGGGTGTGTAGTCACGTACTTTCTAAAATAATCTCTAATAGTTAatggtaggtatttaatatatttttcagtcaCGTTTTGGCAGTCGtgttcaatattgttttttattatgtctatttatataaatgaatactTTGTAAATATCACCTACGACTTATGATATGTACCTATTgatagagaataatattatctaaatcatcacaaaaatagtaaacaatgtttaatatttatggaatatagtttatgataaataatgtatcatattttaaCGATAAGTTGTTATCCTCGAATacctatgaaataataaataggatTACCATACACAGAGACTAATACTATGAATAAATCAAGATCATATTCAAAGCTTAAtacttcaaaaaatttaaaacagtaatttCACatcatagtatttatttttattgttacatttcAATCGACATCTATTTAATTCATACGAAACACATTAAAATCACACGCTAATTGAGAGGCATAGTAATTGTTACATTgaagttataatatgtactatagtctatagggtatagattaataataatgtttcatatatttcagtattataaatctctcttatatttttaatagtaataattatttttaattcaaactatgctatttaaaatacagccaaattaaaaatgtttaaatgctaTCTTGCCAAGAAAATCGTGTAAgcctaatacataataatatcataatatcgtcTAATACACTAGATTTAAAATAGGAAATGACTACGAGGGTCAAACAATATTTgtacaatgaaaaatatttaagtttagttTATACTATTCCAAAATTACTGAAattaggaaatattttttttaattcatagctATAATAAGCGTTCGTTTAAATATAAGATAGTCCAAAAAATccctacaaataaaaaatacttttggtCTAAAAACATGCGGGGAAACGTTTagctatagataataatatttatatataataaaggatACGATTTATGGATGTTAGGTACCTATTGCTATTTTTTGGTTGctctatttttacattataatatgtatatacctaatatatatggGTGTACATGAATTTTGTTTCGACTCCGCAGATTATTGAGTCCACTGAGCCTCAAaaacgttaaataatataatataaatatttaaaattgcaaGTGTTAgcttattatatcataataaaaacgtGATATTGGAacattctttttaaaaataatttaaacatttaaaaatctagCATTACGACTCATCGcgtcataaattaattattaaaaaaaaaaaaaaataataatataaattaatgcagTATAAAATCTATCCATCAAATGGCTAGTTTCTGTCGATTTAAGACTCAGTGGAACAATAtagccaataatattatataccttttttcAAACCATGATGTAACGGCGGAATAGATGAATGTCCaacatagataaataatatccaCGCGTGACCAACGTGCAACGGGGTGAAAGACGTCACGAAATTCTCAAATGATACTGAGGGATGAACAACGCTCTGCATCCACGGAGTGTCTTGACAGACGCAATCGAGGAGGCGGTGGCGGTGGAGGTGATACGGAAATATGAAGATAACCGGAAGTCGTTGTCGTGTACGTAGTAATAGTCGATGAGGTTCCAAAGGTGTAGCGGATACGGCGATAGAACGGTGGCGGCGAGTTTGGTTCACATGGTGGTTTTCGGGTAGACGGGAACCTTTGACGGGAACCCGGACATGCCGATGACGTACTTATAAGTGGTCGGCGGCCGGAGGATGCTCTTCACAGCTCTCTTCTGGCCACGTCCCTTGCTCTCACTCCTGACCATCCTATCAATGACGGTGCGCAACGATTTCAACCACTTGCCACTGTTCACCCTGCCGTTGCCGCCACCGCCACAGTCGCTGCTACTACCGTTGCTGCTGCCGTCGCCGCTAAAGCAGCCCTCGTCGGCACTTCCACACAAAGAGGTGTTGGCGCCCACGCAGCTGATGCTGTCCTCGGACCAACTTCCGGAATCGTCGTAAAAATCGCTGCCTCTATTTCCGCTGGAATTTGAGTCGTCGCCACTACTACTGCTGCTTCCACCACCCCCACCCCTACCACCGTCTTCGTACATCACCAGTTTGCAGGACATGTATGAACCGCAATCGCGTTCTCCGTCCATTGGGTTGGTAGTGTGGTCGTTATAGCTCGGCATGACGTGATCGGTGGCAGTGTCCTGGACCGTTACTGAAACGAATGGATTTCGGCGAGTGACCGTTATGGTTACAAGAGCGACCTATATGATATAGAATATACACCCACTCGGTTTTTGATTTACTGCGGTCACCActtcagtatataatataataatatgttatgatattacctatattatggttttataattatacgatattattgtacCTCACTGTAAATGAACAAACGGACGCAAGTGAACGACTGTACGGCAGTATCGCCGGCTCCGCAGGTTTTATACAGCTGCGGCACGCCATGCGGGTCCACGTGAACGGCCCACAAGTCACGCGCACCGGAACAGCGCTGAGGGGTCGCGACGACGCGGCGTGTCGCAGGGCCGCGATGCAGAGACGCCGCGCATACACCAGTTCACCGTACACGTGACGCGGCTTTTCGGCGACTCGCGtgttctgtaattattatttatcgtttaccATTATGTAAACCGTCGCCAACTAATCCTTATACTGTACAGCACGTGTACATGGCCAACGTTATACGTGTGACTCACGATGACCAACGAGTGCAATAAGCAATGTGATCGACTGAGGTTGATcacttttattttagattttgagcggaaCAATATAagtgtattgatttttacaatgatacgtttgtttttattttgatcatGTGTACACACGATAATAATTAGCCGATAAAATGCTTCgactttaaatgtaatattgaacGTAGTTAGTAGTCTGTAGAAGTCAGGATTAAAAATTCTcagtgatttttttgttttttaaatcggGAAAAATCAAAGTACAGTGgtaatttttacgcaaatccaaTTTTTGATAACATcgattctgtttttttttttgtgaaactcgAAAACAAAATccataggtacttaaaatttttaccaaatggttgaattattatctgtttacgaacaaattttcaaaatatttttagataggaaagaatatcgattttttttttataaatatcaaataaaaattatttacagtagaaatatttgaaaatatacaaagCACCTCATAAGTTTTTAGtttctcaattaaaaaatatcaaaagtcaccttatttttttttattgcttaaattttaaatttcaacaaaattagtcaaaatcttaaaattgtacaaattattttgtagttagaaatttataaaaatgtatatttttatatcaaatatttgaaaatttgacaaaaggtttttatatgtttttcaaataacatataaaaaatttttttttccgaaaagccaaattaattatttatgagcaTTTGAAATACGAGTTATTACGGCATTGGATATTCCTCCGTAAAATAGTTATTTCTCTCTTATTTCTCTcttggtttaatttttaatattttgttgtaaaaaaaaaataacagcaataacaaaacacttaaaatatacgagtagtataagaaaaagtttttagtttaacaaataatgtttataaattataaaaaaataatttaggtacatGTTTATTTATCCTTTAAATAAGTCATCAAAATTcgagtttaaaatgtttataaaaaataattgtttttatatatttattaaattgtatggttttagtataaactacttatgaggtatcttttattatattttcaaaaatcttgatccattgaatacatttttatcgacattcataggattaaaaatcaatacgaTTTATAGATGTTATAAGTTGAACATTTGTCAagcctataaatagctcaaaaagagctcaagatttttgaaaattttaccatttaatgaaaataataatataaaaatttgttgaaaattccAAGGATGCACgggtatttgttttttaattacaacaaaaagtaaaaaacggTTGGGACAAAACAGTTACTATACGTGTAAACGAATATTcaccatattttaatttagaatttaaatatattcatatttaataaaaatgtttttctttacaATTTGCCAAAACAatgaatgatttaatttaaaaaagagtaatattttattccataATTATATTACGGTTATTGGCTGTTTAAATagacttattttattttgttatgtcgCTCCTATAGAgtgtactaaaataatttaggcGTTTTCCTTCAATTTATCAACCTACATAGACAGATCCACATCAtggaatttcgatttttttaaattttatcgttGCTTGTAATTGCTTTCAGTGCcgcataatatcataaatatacctATCACTTGTATATCTTAACAGTTTGATGTAggtgtattttagatttttactatATACGTACGTTGCAGATATATTTTAGCTTTAAACTACAGGAATTTAGTACTTTTTCAGCCTTAtgagtttttttattgatgtcCTTATcgttagtaattactaatacgCGAAACGAAATAGTAGCTAAGAGTCTAAGACTAAAATACTGGGTTTTCTATTAAcctttattatcgttatttatcgtttaaataggtaattattgtaCATCGAAATCAGTCTCAAAGAgtttactaaatagtaaatggtAACGGGGCtcaataaatgatataatgatTACTACATTTTTTACACTGaaggcaaaataaaataattttaaccctACTATTACAAATATGagcataatgaataattttttgaagaaaaaatataatacattttttgagggTGGGGAAATGTGGTGGGCTAACTCCCCCTCTTATTATGCTACGAAGTAGAAATAGAAATGTACCTACCTTGTGTGATGCTATAACGCTActacaattttatcaaaatatcatGAAAGTATGTATAAtccattataaataacaataaaatagaaaatcattcttttaaaattctattaaatatcaatttatcaatttatcaaagtgtatatttaaattaaattcgaaATATAACTTCATAATTAAAATTGCTTGTTGTTAAATCTATGTTGAATCGCAAAAATCTTTGGCCAACGATTGTGTGTGTGAAATGTGCCAAGAATATTTGCATGTGCTTACTGTTATGCGGCGACCACGTTCATGCACAAACACGTGTTCTACCGCacgaacaaaatatatgtaccgATATGACGTACAAGGTACAACATACATTTGTAATAGAATCTACTACCTTCTAAACGGATTTGAAACACGTAGCACCTGCAATGTGATCACTGATCACGTTAAATGGCGTAACCCACGCGgcctataattatacatacaccAGGTATTAGAAAATACACGTTTtccgatttaatatttaaattcataattgatTAGAAGTTTTAATagaattggatttttttgtCTATAACATAGAATAAAGCCATTTAGCTATGAGATGACAATGTATATTTCCTATCTAATAAATGGTGATTCCCGTTACATTTAATTGCGATCGAGATTCGAACGTTTAACCCATGACGATTTCGGGCGTAACACCATTGCACTCGCCCTACTTTTTTACATGCAAAACGAATTTTAAACGTACCCCCTGGCTCAAGTCTATAATATCGGTATTACCCTTATTGCCTTTATTGGAATTCTAAACATttgtcatatattttttcataaacctattattttatacatattagaaaaatatgtttatgaaaaaaataatatgaaaaagtaTGAATAAAGTGTACAGTCGAACTTGATTAACTTGGGCTTTTACTTCGACTTCGAGTTAACCAAATtcgactttatttttaaataatgtattgaaaaaattttaGAATACCCATGTATAGGCTCGAGAACAATAATTGTCGTGTGTTTTTTGCGGGTAAAAAGGTATAACAAGTTCAATCGTGTTGCGTTTTTCATAAGTAAAAAAGTGGGGTAGGCGGAGTCGTATTTAACCGGACAATTTGCTAACATGATAATACTTCTAGTGGTAAAATTAATTCGTAAAACTCATTTGATTCAATTCTGCCCACTAatcattcaattatttgattatttaactttttgaaTACTAATCATTCAATTATTTCTATCACTTCATTCTATCCGTGAGCTGAGTGGGCGGGTACGGTTTGTGATTTAATGCGAGTATTGCTACTCTATGTGCACTTACTTGTCAAAAAATAAACCTTGGACTAAATATAACGGCGATTCTTAGTTTCAAAAGAAATAATGGAAACCATATTGTGTAATTTgtggatataaaaatatttctcttggtcgtttttttttttttttggaactttaTTAAGACCAATCTACCGATTGGAGCACTTCAATTGATAGgtttaattagaaatattactAACTTGTAAAAAAGTTATCTTAATCCTcagtaagtaaaaaaatatttaatgaaaactattttattttttaaattagaacaatataattatattcgaataataattaaaattttgagacaaacatttttaaaaagctGCCTGAATAAATTCATATCTCTAATAGTCTCAACAATCAGAATAATTGTCGATATCAAACACAAACgacatattataaacttatcgATTTCACgtccaaaattaatttatgtgtaaatgtaaaatgtaaataaaaatttgtgtcCGTGActgtaatgttaaaaataacgacCAGTGAAATTTTGTCCGCAACCACTATGCAGCTTGCAAGtgtatagtctataataatattctgataaCTTATAGAAAGTTtgtttctttataaataattcttgtGACCGTTATTTACCTGCTTATTTTAAGTGAAATGTATGATTCTGCAGTGTTATACTCGAACTATACGCATTGTACCTCGAAATCACGCTTTtacttcgttaaaaaaaaattaaaattatataaaagatttacttacataatatatatttatctttaactAATTAACGTCTAAGACAATTGTAACCGATTTTTAtaagcaaataattatttaaattatttatttctgttaagataatatttatttaaataaaattaaaaaaaccatactaataattgataaaaacttgaaaactaacggcattatataagtaattaaataaagtaatatgcaCTTTCAATGCAGTTATATGAATTCTCGcgactacaaaaaaaaaaaaaaaaattacaaattttaatggataggtataaaaaaataaaccattgtCGATGATAAACTCAGCAAGACTTTTAAATCGTTCGTCATTGGTACCACGGggaatgtaataatattggtagaacctatttaagtattatactagCTATAGTCAATCGCaacttttcaatttaaaatatttataagcaatgagtacagattatttttattgtacgacACTATACccaatatttatgtgtatttgaaataattctgattatattctgttcaaatatattatattttatatattattatacattacagtGGCATAACCacgattttgataataatttattatacaatatacatattatactactgaTAATTTGCTATACACGGGGGAGGCTTAAATATACAGGTAACCTTTTTTTAGGACTTTTTCAGCGGCCTTcgtgcaatttaaaattttaatactaattttaatactaggtacaaagtaatttttacttaatacatTCACCGAACACCGCATACATGTTTAACTCAACCTCTCTTCTCTGACTACGGAACTGAATTTAATCAAaccttttaagttataattgtcTACGTGACAAATATCACACTGTCTTAAACATATACAACGTAGCACTTGAAATGAtaagatttatatataaaactaattaaagctGAACGAAAATAAATTTCTCCCGAggctaattcatttttttttaaactattttcccATTTAATTGATatgatatcatttttaaaaaatatttggaaaattttggaaaataggaacatatttttaaaataaaattaaacgataTTTCGTGATGTcacagtaattatatttttttattaaacccttataaaattaaactataataatatactcatataatcACTTTTAAAGTGTAGACTGTTTATAAAACCAAATAcataaaatggatttattgaacctcgaataatcaaaatatactgTTGTATTTCGATGATAtggaaattaaatatcaattatatactCAATCTTTATTTGCAAAAATTGTATTGCCATTATTCAAACAGTTTTCTTGATTTAAATattggctattttttttttttaccaatcaaAAGTTTCTACGTCTGGTCATTGACtttttattaagataaaattgtacgtgtatataatatttgaataattgaaatatgcatttcatttttaaacctTACAGTTATATTCTCGATAAttgctatatattaatatttataatcaatttacgagattcgttttttttaattcataaaattgtgtGACATGTACGGTGCATATATGattcataatacataatgtagGTGGTACCAAGAACGAACGCATAAAATTAGTATAAGTTCAAGTATAGACCTACATATGTGTGTCATAGAAATTTAAACGCAACGACATGACGTGTTAAcgaatattgtgtatttttgttttagattgttttgtattttagaaaCAAATGTTTACGACAGTATTCACTTTAAGtacttaatattgttatttcatcTCGTATCGGAggagtttgtattattattatttttttttttcattaatttcattttatttctaaatattgaaGTGTTATTCCACgcacgtatacatattatatcatgaaaaaaaaatcattataattcagtagttttcaacctttttaacCATGCGGCACACTTCATCTCCTACAACATTTTTGTGGCACGCCAATCCATGTAATatgtgaaacatattttatatatatataccaatatatacaagtaaatacatacttataaaaCTATTGATAGATTTTTCGCGGCACACTTCAATAGTGCTCACGGCACACCGGTTGAAAACCACGGCATTAgatgattaaatgtattttttactcgactatttactaaatattcacAGTATAAGTTTAAGTTgtgttaatgttaaatatatcataGCCCATAGGTGacataggtaataaaattattttaatacgcttcgtaaatgtgtatatacgtttttataacAGTTGCATGTCACAGTAATAATTCTACAATATAAGACTATGAATAATGTGATTGTGTATGATATGTTTACGAAGCAAAcagttcttaaatatttaatgtacatttcaatgaaaaacttttttatactgtatttatttaactttcgtTTTTATGACCAAATCAAACACCTAATCAGTTAGTTAATTTTACCTAAAACAGCTACATCAAAACATTTTGTGTCTGTAAATCGTAAAAACTTTACattcaaatgatttaaatttaatattttcgtcttttatgcacataataattttaaacagccactatttgattatattataagagaaaaacaaaattcatgGTACATCTTTTGTAGTTTTGATTCAATTACGCcctttattattcattacaaacATGGCAAAATTGATGACAACCTTATACTGTACATTGATTTTAATACACCTgggacaataaaaaattatagaaacaatcaatttaaaattaaaataacaatatagttttattaacaataatgatttataattaacacgGATCGCTTTTTCAGTATTACAAATTTCTCtctttttacataaatttgatttgtttcacgatcctatacataataatataataatataattagtatcaaAAGCAtaactaaaatatcaaaaaagtcctaaaaaattgtcattattagaaaaaaatgacaaaaattatagatataaataaattagaaatccAAGAGATGTCTCAAAAATATCAAGGATGTTCATAAAATTTTTcaccaacatttttttctttagaaacaaataataataatattcaaattttgactcttggaatttttaaa
This genomic window contains:
- the LOC132923081 gene encoding uncharacterized transmembrane protein DDB_G0289901-like, whose protein sequence is MPSYNDHTTNPMDGERDCGSYMSCKLVMYEDGGRGGGGGSSSSSGDDSNSSGNRGSDFYDDSGSWSEDSISCVGANTSLCGSADEGCFSGDGSSNGSSSDCGGGGNGRVNSGKWLKSLRTVIDRMVRSESKGRGQKRAVKSILRPPTTYKYVIGMSGFPSKVPVYPKTTM